In Nitrosophilus labii, the following proteins share a genomic window:
- a CDS encoding LysR family transcriptional regulator — protein sequence MLKDFSKLETFLTVVREKSFSKASAKLGISQPAVTQQIKFLEDYLETKIVERKKNGIRLTKEGEEVYRIAQKMERCINNAEKELFKIINKEITFIIGASFTIGNYVLPEVLNNIKQAINNDVFIKVEVSEKILNEVLDKKCDIGLIESPIFKDGLIYREWMEDELVLFSNTPLPKYIKKEDLYNFNWICREEGSHTRKMVSELFESMGVECKNFNVISEVSSSTAVVQTILRSPVDKNNPTVSIISKYAIASEVESGKLYEARIKGHKLKRKFFIVYTKDRKHDAFIEKVVDFLLKLKNK from the coding sequence ATGCTAAAAGATTTCTCAAAATTGGAAACATTTTTAACGGTTGTAAGAGAGAAAAGTTTTTCCAAAGCTTCAGCTAAACTTGGGATTTCTCAACCTGCTGTTACTCAGCAGATAAAGTTTTTAGAAGATTATCTGGAAACTAAGATTGTAGAAAGGAAAAAAAACGGAATAAGACTTACAAAGGAGGGTGAAGAGGTATATAGAATCGCTCAGAAGATGGAGAGATGTATTAATAATGCCGAAAAAGAGCTTTTTAAGATAATCAATAAAGAGATTACTTTTATAATAGGTGCCTCTTTTACTATAGGAAACTATGTATTGCCTGAAGTTTTGAACAATATAAAACAGGCTATAAATAACGATGTTTTTATAAAAGTTGAAGTTAGCGAAAAGATACTCAATGAGGTTTTGGATAAGAAGTGCGATATAGGTCTAATTGAGTCTCCAATTTTTAAAGATGGACTTATATATAGAGAATGGATGGAAGATGAGTTGGTTCTTTTTAGTAACACTCCTCTTCCAAAATATATCAAAAAAGAGGATCTTTACAATTTTAACTGGATATGTCGGGAAGAGGGTAGTCATACTAGAAAGATGGTTTCGGAGCTTTTTGAATCGATGGGCGTAGAGTGTAAAAATTTTAATGTTATTAGCGAAGTTAGCAGTTCTACCGCAGTTGTTCAGACAATTCTTAGAAGTCCGGTTGATAAAAATAATCCAACGGTATCTATTATCTCAAAGTATGCAATCGCAAGTGAAGTAGAAAGTGGAAAACTTTATGAGGCTAGAATTAAGGGACATAAACTAAAAAGAAAGTTTTTTATAGTTTATACAAAAGATAGAAAACATGATGCTTTTATAGAAAAAGTTGTGGATTTTCTTTTGAAACTAAAAAATAAATGA